The genomic DNA acacctttctccgtacaagtaatgtctccaaatcttaagtgcaaatatcactgctaccaactctaaatcatgagtcaaatagtttccctcatgaggcttaagctatcgtgatgcatatgcaaccaccttaccctcttgcattaacatgcagcctaaacccacgtgtgatgtgtcactgtacacagtaaaatccttcccagactccggttgaattaacacaggtgcttcagtcagaactttatttaacttctcaaaagcttcttactgcttcttagtccatacaaatggtactcctttccttatgagttttgttagaggtgatgccatcacagaaaaaccttctacaaaccttctgtagtatcctgctagtcctaggaaactccgtatttccgacactgacctaggtggcttccattccaaaatcgcttcaattttccgaagGTCCACCTTAAtctcctcagcagagaccacatgtcctaaaaaggttacctctctcaaccaaaattcacacttgctgaacttcgcaaagagttccttctcccttaacactagcagcactatacggagatgctcatcatgtttcgcttcagtttcagaatataccaggatatcatcaataaagacgactacgaactgatctaaaaatggttggaatacACAATTCATCGATCTATAAATCTTTGCAGAGTGTTCATCGgtcaaatggcataaccgaaactcgtaatgaccataccgagtcacgAATGCTATTTTATGGAtatcgcctccttgacccttaagcgatgatatccggatcgaaggtcgatcttggaaaatctgaagctcctctaagctagtcgaacagatcatcaatccttggcagtggatatttattcttaatcgttagtttgttcaactggcgataatcaatgcacatccgcatcgtaccatccttctttttcacgaatagcaccggtgctccccatggagacacgcttggcctaatgaatcccctatccaacaactcttaaatttgagcctttaactccactaactccttcggtgccatcctatacggtacgATAGACACAGGCGCCGTTCCAGGTAACaaatcaattccaaactcaacttctcggttcggaggcaatcttggaagctcctcgggaaaaacatcttggaactcttttacggtcctaaccttatccactgtcagtccctcctcttctgactgacttacaaatgccaaataggcctcacaacctttccgaatccacttttcggctcttaaagccgacaccacattggacaaataatcccttcgctcacctatcactataacctcctcatcctttgtggtccttaactccattcgtttagcagcacaatccagagtcgctttatgcttaacaagccagtccattcccaaaatgagatcaaactctcgaatggtaactccatcgatctccgggaaaatcttaccttgagtttctaagggtacattcttATACtggtttgtctaccctaaccgaaagtgacccaaggacttagtacagataccccactcacaatctcctcagagcggtccaagtcgtccataatccgttctgtggcctccaaccaatattccgccacattcggggctataccagacacgcccttaaagatcttcgTTTCGTTAGTCCTgaagtcattcagaaattgatccctgaatttcgttgcccgaacttgctccggcaaccctttccagaacatgaagcattgcctgtgacaaggAGTCATCCTCGGCGGccctatcatacggcccattctcatccgttggtggtggtcgtgctactccagtgggtatgtgttcagaagacgaagatccagcttgagtactacctcgacctcgaccacggcctcttccccgagtagctctcgtactcatatcgatttatcttgattacgaatttttatgcatcaattcaatattctagtgtttattacagatgttttatgaatcagacagtaattcaaagtttgttttcgcagaatcgaagtctagctacagtttcagtctcttatcagattttcctatggtttcaaaataatcctatctagagtatcctagtagggtttcagtacagacagataattcagaaaaatattcagaagagttcagagtaatacttacagacttgagccggggatttggaatgccaccttctaaagatctaaattttgaaaatcgagtttttcgcattctttataaaattttcgctttcgaaaatctttatttttgtaaacctattccacagccgagttgttgcaacctaggctctgataccactaaatgtagcaccccaaacccggcccagaagttatggccggatccggcatgccatatcaaaaacgtaaaaaaaaattccattctaagtccagaaaatcgtacttgatgcttaaaagattaattcattaagggttaaagcgaatggaagctgtgcactaggtaggaaaccggaaaagaggtggtgagtccatcggactgcttaagtaccaagctcccttcggatccaatcctagacatgcataccgccattgccacaccttaacgtcatggatatttctaggaaaccaatttttaggaaaagtgattaattttggaaaatactttcattgcggaagctttgcttgttgtcgtgttattttgaaatgaactgttgtttttgaaaatgcgccctaaagctatccaatttcaatagttaaatataagtattacctatcttagtaatacatattaaaaccataaaaataattaagcggccttattacatttaaaagcccaaaaacttcaaacgtaaataaaaggatgtccagttcacgagaagaaaatcaaactttgagcggtggccactcaattccctcacgactccaagcccactatggttggggatttctgcgtggatgaaaataaaagggtgagtttggggaaactcggtgtgtaaggaaaacccattcaaagcccaagtcactcaagcctattgggcctaagcccattcagtaatgatggtctgggcgagccctttcagattacaataaacgggccttagcccttattcagataataaagatggcccataggcccatttcaaaatacatgcaacatcaagtaaacatatgcaagcccatttgggtaacagtggtctgggcgagcccttttcagattacaataaacgggccttagcccatattcgAGATAACAgtatagcccataggcccatttcaaaatacatgcaacatcggtaaacatatgcaagcccatttgggagactactcaacccaccaaccactacactccacccgtaccagccatacactccatgtgggaatagctcaacccacctagcccaacactccacatttGCGACTTTCACTGCTCAGATTAatcgaagaattgaggcaaagcctccaagaagtggacaagccactttcgatttcttccgtcaatatcccggtcccatgcatcgagataataacaacatggcatgcgataaataacaacatcaaacatgcatttaggtcaatttaaccctaggggtatttggtaatttatctcctggggtaaagcgtaaattttccacttttaaaggtatttcagtaatttatctattttagggttttcatgcatattcttacttttcacgtactaatgtaatcacgtcatcgagggttcttaccgaattgggcagattggcccatcattcaaattttggcccattaagcccaaaaatatcgaggcatagaaatcatgcactttgcggtcaaacattgcagcttaccaaaaacattaatcgatttacctcacgagcattcgcttttcgcaaatctacaaaataccgttttcgacatttcgacttttcggcttttgccgatctagactaagaaagagggtgttagttacacacatttgctgaCGACGATATgtcgagatccacacacgaaccgcctacaattggattactaacacgttaatctaactattcaattacaaactacatattaaccccttacaatattcgccaaccacacctacagatcattgtaagcttataagaaaacaataagcaactcattaacaaatttttgtcggtgtttaccacataatcataatttcactgcaagctgtcttccgagcgacagtcactaaatcatttataaatggagctacgaaactccaaatcaagttccgttaattttccttgaaaatagactcatatatcttctatccataaaattttcaaaatttttggtttagccaatcaataccagatttttctcaaagtttcccatgtttcactgtttgactaatctgaccactcttcatttcgaatcaaatttttcattgtacagaattcaaaatatgttcttgtttatttcattagaaactagactcaataagctttaattacataatttattcagcttctaattcatctcccacaatttatggtgattttccaaagtcacgttatctgctgctgtcccaagcagatttattaccaaatcactctttcatacacctatcttgcatgcatgttatttaaacatgtatatcaccaatcaatcatcacatatctatgatttttacttaagcataatctccatttcatcatttcaaagcacaacatgttagccgatttttccctttagcatctaaggcacatgcatgctcatttgtttggctcaacttcatatatcttccatttttcatcaaaagaacatgaaacaacaaccatttccttcattttaattcatgaccaaatgctcacaacacaactaaaaatcaaaatatacttcaagagttaaggtagaattaagaagaactcatgaacctcaaaatagaagcaaggtaccaagaacttaccgtcaattttcctcctcctaatgaccaaatactcaagagctttctcctctcctttctcttccctaactttcagctatgatgaacaaagatggacaaaactttgttcttttcacccctttttcttttaataaaactttatatttcatccatttaattctttaatacaaaagacatggaattcttatcatgaaacatttacctaacccattatcatgaaacatttacctaacccattatcatggaacatttacctaacctattatcattgaacatttacctaacctattatcaatttgtatcaatttgtactataaattatggatatcaaatgtacattttgtctacaacaacatgatggctggccacttcatgtaaaatgggaggtttgtcatgcaaatcctcctattttgcactcctatttatttggccacttcaatttaatctatagcattttcaaacattttcacataggtcctatttcataatttcaccccctttttcttatggaacaaaaattaactaaaattgtcgggttctatcttaagtttgggctttctagaggcccactaacataattaaacctatgccaacattcacaggattcccgaaaattggggtgttataagacgcaccttcctccaaacgatgagcataaagactttgcttcatatgcaacttgcttgttagagttttcgacatacataattgttctagcctcttccataatgcagcggcggtcttctctttcatcacatcctgcaaaattttgtTGGAAAAATGCAgattaattgtgttaacgcctttcgatccgtACGCTTCTTATCTTagtctgttaatgtcgaaggcattttatctatccctagcagggtatcctccagatccatcttgCAAGAACTGCTtacatcttaatttgccacaatgcaaatctggtgttgcgatccaacaacggaattttatacttcaaaaacGCAATTACCATGATCGAGATAAACAACCCggaagctctaataccaatttgtaaaaaaaataaaataaaataaaaataaaaaacacacagatttttacgtggaaaccttttcgggaaaaaaccacgggcagaggagaagaaaattcactatgtcgaattcgaatacaatacaagaggaatagactatgtctatttataggcttgtaaagccatattctagtaagactgaaacaccttattctaatcaatatcaaatagatagaatttaataaggtttaaaagaccttattctaaaataaaataaaaaaaagtgtaattcgatatggattcttcttttattttattttaccattgtattttacttaaataaggatttgagtcacttaattctaatatacaaaaaatatttttaaaaaaaaattatatggatAAAGCACATCTATTGAGCACCTCGATGGTTGTACAATCATTAGATGTGAGTAACGATCAATTTCGTTATTTGAAAATGATAAAGAATTTATTGGTCATGAAGTACCATATCTAAATGCCATAGAGGTATTGATCCATTCTTAATTAATATACTAATGGTATAATTTTTTAATTCCGTGAGCAGGGGAAAAATTGTATACattcttaattaatatttaaaaataaataaacgagATAGATTGTGATTTCTTAATCACCAAtataaaattatgtaaaattgtAGTATTGTTTTAACTTTAGTTATGGAGCTAATATATTTCACTATAAGTATACCAAACACTAATCTTCAAATTAAATCGATCTGATCAATCAAATCACTACTTTAAGATACAATTTGTGTGGACTCAAGTTGATTGACATTAAATTTAAGATTCGATCTTCGTGTTTAAAGTTTATTCTTTTTTCTCATTTAATGGTTGTTATATTATTActtgtttgaatttaattcaatttgaCTCGACTCGACTCAATTTTTTTACCACTAATATAAGCGAATGATGTATAAATCAAGAAAATTATTGAAGCCATTTTTTAGGATGACACTAGGGTTGACCAAGGGAGGCAAAACAGGTGATAGCAATCACTTATCTGATAATTTGGCCCGATAAAATCACGGAACCCGCCCCAACAACGATATTTTCACCTATTAGAGCGAGAACCCCCAAAATCTCATCTAAATCGGGTCGGGTCCCACTTAAATTGGCATAATTTTTGAACTTGAGCTTCTCctctcataataataataataatattttttatctgTATTTTTAGTCTgcgaaaaaaaacaaaaagagcttaaaaaattcaaaaaaggaaattatttttacttatttattttctttGCAAACTGTGAAACTTGGAAGATTCGATCCAGGGACCTGTAACTcgaagattttttttaattaaaataatttttttattttttattaaagttTATAATATTTGTCAACCAATAATTATCATCGCCAAATCGTCATCGTTAGAGACGTctttgagaagaagaagaagaggaaagaggaggaagaagaaaataTCTGAGAAAATTGAAATCGAGTCTTTAATCGACTTGAGGTGGTGCTGTTGGGTTTCGATTTGTTTAATGCAAATTTTATATTCTGTTTTCAGGTTCAGCTCTGATTTGAATCTGCTGAAACCCTAGGTTTGTATCAAATCTGTGAATAAGTTTatcttgcttttttttttcttcatatgtttttatgaaattttttagTTATTTGaaattgatgaattttggttgtgCTTTTAGTATTAGATTAGTTGTTTTTTAGAGGTAATGTGGAAGCTTTGGAGAGATTTTATGAATGCTATACTATTTTGATAGTTAACAGTCGCAATTTAGGCTATCTGAACTGTTGTTCAAAAGCTGAATTTTCTGATCAAGAACTAGTTATTTGAATTGATTCTTAAAATTAATTGTTGCAAGGATGGGTGTTGAGTTTCCATGGTTTTTATTAGAAATTTTTCTTCTATATCAtctaattgttttaatttctatAGGAAGGTAATTTTTGCTTATTGGTTTTAATTGCTTTGGAAAAAGGGTCCGTTTGTAAAGAAGAATTAATTCCATTTCTTCTTGGGGTTTTTACAGGTTAAAACTACCCTACTACCAACTGCCTTCCGTacatccttttaatttttttggttagTTTAAACAGAATTTTGGTTAGCTTTCGAGTGCATCTATTAGTTTCTTGCCATACAACATTTGCTATTCTTTAGGTTTCTATTTGCTATCTGGGGAAAACCACTTTTCTCATAGGCTTTGCTGATAGTTCAATGACAAGAGTACTTGGTTTGATGTGCAAGGTCTTCTGTGCTGTTAACTAGGATTGGGTTTAACTGGATCTGCATGCAATGGAGCGGACTGGATAAGCCTATTACCTTGATGAAGTCCATGAACTAGTAAACTGTTGTGTGCTAAAGAAGAGAATATGCTACCAAATTGGAAGAAGCTCCGCATTAGGTTGACAGTCCAATCTTTAGTTGAAAGTTTGTTTTTGTTAATTGGAACATATAAGAGTAAAGAGGGtgggtggtaatggtatgctgtGAAAAGAAGCTATGGAGCAACCTTTTGAGAAACGTTTTCCAGTCAATGCAAAAGATTATAAGTTATATGAAGAAGTTGGAGAAGGTGTCAGTGCCACTGTGTACAGGGCTTTATGCATTCCACTTAATGAGATTGTTGCTATCAAGGTTCTTGATTTGGAGAAGTGCAATAACGATCTGGTAAGTACGGTATTTCATAATCTATCACTTGGGAAGCATGTTTACTTATGATTTCTCTTTCAAGTCCCTGCAACTCTATGGCATAAAGAGTTCACATCATTTTAAGATTTTTGATCATGAATGATGCAGGATGGAATTCGTAGAGAGGTCCAGACTATGAGCTTGATTGATCACCCAAATTTATTACGGGCACATTGCTCATTTGCTACCGGTCACAACCTTTGGGTTGTGATGCCATATATGGCTGGGGGGTCTTGCTTGCATATAATGAAATCTGCTTTTCCTGAAGGTTTTGAAGAGCCTGTCATTGCTACTTTGTTGCGTGAAGTTCTTAAAGCTCTTGTTTATCTTCATGCTCATGGGCACATTCACAGAGATGTGAAGGTTCCTTATTGCCCTTTCTTCTTTTACTTTTATGCCatgtttttcttctttatttctgCAAATAGTTTATATTCTGAGACCAACCTGGTTATTTATGGACTGTCTTCAGTAAAGATACAGCTTAAGCTATATTTTCTTACTATCAATATGAATAACTTATAGTTCTTATCATGTAATTGACAATATACGGAAAGTGGGGGAAAATTTGCTCCTTCATTCCGTAGAGAAACCTTATGCTGATACCAGTATACTATTGAATCTCTTAGGGTCCATTTGGATAGGTGTTGAGGCTGGCTCTGGTGAGAGTGAAAACAATGATAGGGGTGAGATTGGATATCGTAGCATTGAGTTTAAAATTAGTGGTGGTCTATTACTTCAATATGATTTGTTCTTGTTGTTTCTTTGACAAGGAGGATGCCAGTTGTGCTACATATGTTGATAGCTTACTGCCTGTTATTTTGCCCTTGTTCCTTCCTACTCTTGTTCAGAAAATTTCTCTTTTATTCTTATATACATTTATAACTTATATTTGCAGGCGGGTAATATCTTAGTTGATTCTAATGGTGCGGTCAAGTTGGCAGACTTTGGAGTATCAGCATGCATGTTTGATACTGGAGACAGACAGCGTTCTAGAAATACTTTTGTTGGAACTCCTTGCTGGTATTTGTTTTTCCTTGGCCTTTTGACTGTCAGAGATTGTAATCATGTATTTTACTATGGAAATTCAATTTTTGAGAGCTAATGATGACCACATGTGTCTTCTTGTTTTTATATCAGGATGGCTCCAGAAGTTATGCAGCAATTGCATGGTTATGACTTTAAGTGAGTTGATTGCCTCACTAATCTATACTTTTTCATTGCATTTCCTTTATTCTTTTCCTTTGTTATACCTTTTAAATCATTCTGTTTCCTCTTCTTTTCTGTTTACAGAGCGGACATCTGGTCTTTCGGAATTACAGCTCTTGAACTTGCTCATGGCCACGCCCCATTTTCCAAGTATCCACCAATGAAAGTAAATATCAGTTGTTTGATAGTTAAACCAGTTGATTATTATTTGTATTTTGTTGTCATTCTTTTAGTTCTTACTTTAGTTGTTTAATCCCATTTCTGCTGCAGGTTTTGTTAATGACCTTGCAAAATGCTCCTCCTGGTCTAGACTATGAAAGAGACAAGAGGTTCTCAAAGGTTTGTGCTCGTCAATTGTCTTACTGATTTGTATCATTTGTTAGTATCTGATAGTAACATTGTGAGAGCTTTTTAATTCTCCAGTCTTTCAAGGAGTTGGTAGCTGCTTGCTTGGTGAAGGACCCGAAGAAACGTCCAACTTCAGAGAAGCTTTTGAAGCACCATTTCTTTAAACATGCACGCTCCTATGATTATCTAGCTCGTACCATTCTTGACGGCCTTGCTCCATTAGGTGAACGTTTTAGGGTGCTAAAGGTCTCTTACTTGCCCTTTTGTTTAATTGATGACCTTTGCTTAAGACGAGGAACTAATCTAGAATTCTGATCTGGTATTTTATGTTTCAGACGAAAGAAGCCGATCTTCTTGTACAGAATAAGGCTCTTTATGAGGACAAGGAGCAATTATCACAGGTGAATGGAGCTTTTTACATTTCTTGACAAAATTTGATAGTGCTAGCTTTTTCCCTTTATGTCTTAATAGTATTTTTCAGCCTTTTATTCTGAGTGAACCAATTGTTGTCATTGCCGCATCCATCTCAGGTCTTATGGATAAGAGAAACTATTGTTGCTGGCTCTACTTTGACTAATGAATGACCGTGTTATATAAAAAACTGTATGATTACATAGTACCATTCTGAATATGAATTCCTTTTACCTTGCAGCAAGAGTACATAAAAGGGATTAGTGCTTGGAATTTCAACCTAGAGGACTTAAAAAGTCAGGCTGCACTCGTAAGTGGTTTCAATTCCCCATCCAagtttttgttattatttatctGTAGGTAGTCCTAGAACTGCTTTATATGTTTATCTCATCAGAAATGCCTATTGTTATACCTGCAGATTCAAGATGACGATGATGCACCAAATGCAGAAGATCAAGATGGGAGCAGGAAACAAAGGGACCGGCATGATGTAGTTGGGTTATCAGCTGAGAGGATATCTCCTGAAATGCCTAATAATTCCATTGCTGCAAGTAGCCAGGAGGTACCACTTATAACCCTAAAATGCTTTCTATACAATTCAATTGCAGCCCTTCTGTAGTTCCTTGATGCTTCGGTTAATCTTGTACTTCAGATTTACATCCTCCTTTTACTTGTTTCAGGACGGACTTAGTGATCTTCATGATTTGGAGAGTTCACTTGCTTCATTTCCTATTAAGCCACTTCAAGCACTCAAGtatgacattttttatgctttcaTGACCTTACTGCAAACAATTTATTGTTATAATGTAATTAGAAGGATATAGTTATTCACATTTGTCAGTCAAAAGGATTTGTAGGTCGTAATTTTTGCAAATAGAAAGCAGTATCTTGTCACAAGTTTAATAATTTAGTTTGAAGTtattggctttttttttttttttaccctcTTCTTTATATACTTTATGAACATATATGTTATCTATTAGACTAAGTACTACTTCTTTTCTGGAAAAAGGAAGATTGCCTGTCTAAGTGGTTTTTGGTAATTAGCTTCTTTGCATTGTTTTTCCAACTTTTTAATTGGTGCAGAGGCTGTTTTGACATTGGTGAAGCTGAGGGTACAAATGGTCCAAATTGGAAAGGTGTTACCCAATTGGAAAGTGAACAGTTAATTACAAAGTCATCAAGAGCCATGGACCAAGATGCTGGAAGAAATGAGGGTGAGAACTCCGGGCAAAGTAGCTCTTCCACACGCCAGGTCATTCCAGAGCATAAAAAGTTCTTGAGCGGTTCGCTAATACCAGATAGTGCCTATTCACCAAACAAGTTTACTGGAGATGGGGACAGGTAAGCTTTCTTTAAGTGAAGTTACCCTGAACTGAAAACTGTTATCACCAAACATTACAATACTTAAAGTGACATTTCCCAAAATATAGGAAGATATTTTTACCATTATCAAGCTCTAGATATGATGAGTTTCTGAATTCTATGGATTGCAAGTCTAGAGGAATCCTAGATGTATGTAGTACACTGGGACTTTCTTCTTGTATTGGTTATTGATTCTGTAGTTCAAAAGAACATtagctttttatttttatttatttatttatttatttatttatcgttTCCCATTTACTTTACTGGAAAATCTTTGTATgccaatttattttaaattgggtTTATCAATTTTGTTTTGCAGGGACTTCCCACAGCCTAAATTTCCATCTGAACGCAACTACAGTGGTCCATTGTTGTACCGCCAGAGGAGAGAAACAAATAACCCTTCATCTGGTATATcctgtttttattttctttcttttctactTAGAAGTGAAGCTACTTATTTGTACACAAATGAACTTCGTTTGGTGTCTTTGCCTCTTACTTATCAGAGGATTCATCAGAAGGAGCAGTTGTTCAGCGGGGACGCTTTAAGGTGACTTCAGCAGATCTCAGTCCCAAGGTACATCTGCTATATATTAAAACTCATACCTTCTGTGTATAAATTGACTTTGCAGCCTATTCGGTAGAATCTTCTGCTGTTGTACAATAAGCCAATAACATGCAACTTTGTACTG from Gossypium arboreum isolate Shixiya-1 chromosome 9, ASM2569848v2, whole genome shotgun sequence includes the following:
- the LOC108489356 gene encoding serine/threonine-protein kinase BLUS1-like isoform X1 — encoded protein: MEQPFEKRFPVNAKDYKLYEEVGEGVSATVYRALCIPLNEIVAIKVLDLEKCNNDLDGIRREVQTMSLIDHPNLLRAHCSFATGHNLWVVMPYMAGGSCLHIMKSAFPEGFEEPVIATLLREVLKALVYLHAHGHIHRDVKAGNILVDSNGAVKLADFGVSACMFDTGDRQRSRNTFVGTPCWMAPEVMQQLHGYDFKADIWSFGITALELAHGHAPFSKYPPMKVLLMTLQNAPPGLDYERDKRFSKSFKELVAACLVKDPKKRPTSEKLLKHHFFKHARSYDYLARTILDGLAPLGERFRVLKTKEADLLVQNKALYEDKEQLSQQEYIKGISAWNFNLEDLKSQAALIQDDDDAPNAEDQDGSRKQRDRHDVVGLSAERISPEMPNNSIAASSQEDGLSDLHDLESSLASFPIKPLQALKGCFDIGEAEGTNGPNWKGVTQLESEQLITKSSRAMDQDAGRNEGENSGQSSSSTRQVIPEHKKFLSGSLIPDSAYSPNKFTGDGDRDFPQPKFPSERNYSGPLLYRQRRETNNPSSEDSSEGAVVQRGRFKVTSADLSPKGPTNCTFNPATGGSTSPTSLNLRASAVLPSLQCILQQNTMQREEIIRLIKYLEQSSGKLGDLSEVGTNDLLQIPPSSTRERELQSQVLQLQQSIGNLVEELQRQKMKNMQLEKQLNKALANNKK
- the LOC108489356 gene encoding serine/threonine-protein kinase BLUS1-like isoform X2; the encoded protein is MEQPFEKRFPVNAKDYKLYEEVGEGVSATVYRALCIPLNEIVAIKVLDLEKCNNDLDGIRREVQTMSLIDHPNLLRAHCSFATGHNLWVVMPYMAGGSCLHIMKSAFPEGFEEPVIATLLREVLKALVYLHAHGHIHRDVKAGNILVDSNGAVKLADFGVSACMFDTGDRQRSRNTFVGTPCWMAPEVMQQLHGYDFKADIWSFGITALELAHGHAPFSKYPPMKVLLMTLQNAPPGLDYERDKRFSKSFKELVAACLVKDPKKRPTSEKLLKHHFFKHARSYDYLARTILDGLAPLGERFRVLKTKEADLLVQNKALYEDKEQLSQQEYIKGISAWNFNLEDLKSQAALIQDDDDAPNAEDQDGSRKQRDRHDVVGLSAERISPEMPNNSIAASSQEDGLSDLHDLESSLASFPIKPLQALKGCFDIGEAEGTNGPNWKGVTQLESEQLITKSSRAMDQDAGRNEGENSGQSSSSTRQVIPEHKKFLSGSLIPDSAYSPNKFTGDGDRDFPQPKFPSERNYSGPLLYRQRRETNNPSSEDSSEGAVVQRGRFKVTSADLSPKPTQLLLQTVSFERQCVF